One stretch of Malus domestica chromosome 14, GDT2T_hap1 DNA includes these proteins:
- the LOC103455195 gene encoding SUPPRESSOR OF ABI3-5 isoform X2 has translation MASPSPSESDPQDAHNSFVWEESSQLYFHAGSGFYHDPTAGWYYSTRDGLYYKFEDGNYVLLPSPQDGNLENPNQEYQFSHENPRIQTVPQEPNEVAGDTDCRSSSDVPGIPPPASEWLEDTLIDLFLTGYSNLKPNAADDMTLFPETDVELRADGNSDSQELNERELTPEDLDAAIKSKENVSDEGASWDEENWRAQYGQVIQSEEVSIPESSLVSLWDWEMITKPRKDGKGQEARLVGRLMRQSAKLHPSMPSGGGRLKTAPICEVHLDLVRVITGQIYKLRSPSRRYLSSLPTYDSSNPTKDWGFPELSVNKQILPSSKSSVNCESETLDGAAVSKDSSLLCGQTYEKHESYAYKDRAADRRALHGGFGVGPGQKNSIVGDSDLPDVSTEEAAAEALNMSFGEGSYARKILESMGWKEGETLGKTTNGLAEPIQAHGNIGSAGLGWPQGRRFTHHDSRAL, from the exons ATGGCGAGTCCGAGTCCCTCAGAATCCGACCCGCAAGACGCCCACAACTCCTTTGTTTGGGAGGAAAGCTCTCAGCTCTATTTCCATGCCGGCAGTGGATTTTACCACGACCCAACAGCCGGCTGGTACTACAGCACCCGAGATGGCCTTTACTACAAGTTCGAAGATGGAAATTACGTCCTTCTTCCCTCTCCCCAG GATGGTAATTTGGAAAATCCCAATCAAGAATATCAATTTTCACATGAAAATCCACGCATACAAACTGTTCCGCAGGAACCCAATGAAGTTGCAG GGGATACAGATTGCCGTAGTAGCAGTGATGTACCCGGAATTCCCCCTCCTGCCTCGGAATG GTTGGAAGATACGCTTATTGATCTTTTCTTGACGGGTTATTCCAATTTAAAACCCAATGCTGCTGATGATATGACATTGTTTCCTGAAACAGATGTTGAGTTGCGAGCAGACG GGAACAGTGATAGTCAGGAGCTCAATGAACGTGAATTGACTCCCGAGGACCTTGATGCTGCAATTAAGTCAAAAGAAAACGTCTCTGATGAAG GTGCTTCATGGGATGAAGAGAACTGGCGAGCACAGTATGGTCAGGTCATTCAATCTGAAGAAGTGTCTATCCCAGAGTCTTCCCTTGTGAGTTTATGGGACTGGGAAATGATCACAAAGCCCAGAAAGGATGGAAAAGGTCAGGAAGCGAGGCTTGTTGGGAGATTAATGAGACAGTCTGCTAAGCTTCATCCTTCTATGCCTTCTGGTGGTGGCCGTCTAAAAACTGCTCCAATATGTGAAGTACATCTTGATCTGGTACGAGTTATAACAG GACAAATCTATAAATTGCGGAGTCCCAGTAGACGATACCTATCTTCCTTGCCAACTTATGATTCTTCAAATCCAACAAAAGATTGGGGCTTCCCTGAATTATCAGTCAACAAACAAATTCTCCCCAGCTCTAAATCCAGTGTAAACTGTGAATCAGAAACTTTAGATGGAGCGGCAGTTAGCAAAGATTCATCTCTGTTGTGTGGCCAAACATACGAAAAG CATGAGAGCTATGCATATAAGGATAGAGCTGCTGATAGAAGAGCCTTGCACGGTGGTTTCGGAGTGGGTCCAGGACAAAAGAATTCAATAGTTGGTGATAGTGATCTACCAGATGTCTCTACGGAGGAAGCCGCGGCAGAGGCCTTGAACATGTCATTTGGAGAGGGCAGTTATGCGAGAAAAATTCTAGAAAGCATGGGCTGGAAAGAG GGAGAAACGCTTGGCAAAACTACAAATGGATTGGCGGAACCTATTCAGGCACACGGCAACATTGGTAGTGCTGGATTAGGGTGGCCTCAGGGAAGAAGATTTACGCACCACGACAGCAGGGCCTTGTAA
- the LOC103455195 gene encoding SUPPRESSOR OF ABI3-5 isoform X1, producing MASPSPSESDPQDAHNSFVWEESSQLYFHAGSGFYHDPTAGWYYSTRDGLYYKFEDGNYVLLPSPQDGNLENPNQEYQFSHENPRIQTVPQEPNEVAGDTDCRSSSDVPGIPPPASEWLEDTLIDLFLTGYSNLKPNAADDMTLFPETDVELRADVAGNSDSQELNERELTPEDLDAAIKSKENVSDEGASWDEENWRAQYGQVIQSEEVSIPESSLVSLWDWEMITKPRKDGKGQEARLVGRLMRQSAKLHPSMPSGGGRLKTAPICEVHLDLVRVITGQIYKLRSPSRRYLSSLPTYDSSNPTKDWGFPELSVNKQILPSSKSSVNCESETLDGAAVSKDSSLLCGQTYEKHESYAYKDRAADRRALHGGFGVGPGQKNSIVGDSDLPDVSTEEAAAEALNMSFGEGSYARKILESMGWKEGETLGKTTNGLAEPIQAHGNIGSAGLGWPQGRRFTHHDSRAL from the exons ATGGCGAGTCCGAGTCCCTCAGAATCCGACCCGCAAGACGCCCACAACTCCTTTGTTTGGGAGGAAAGCTCTCAGCTCTATTTCCATGCCGGCAGTGGATTTTACCACGACCCAACAGCCGGCTGGTACTACAGCACCCGAGATGGCCTTTACTACAAGTTCGAAGATGGAAATTACGTCCTTCTTCCCTCTCCCCAG GATGGTAATTTGGAAAATCCCAATCAAGAATATCAATTTTCACATGAAAATCCACGCATACAAACTGTTCCGCAGGAACCCAATGAAGTTGCAG GGGATACAGATTGCCGTAGTAGCAGTGATGTACCCGGAATTCCCCCTCCTGCCTCGGAATG GTTGGAAGATACGCTTATTGATCTTTTCTTGACGGGTTATTCCAATTTAAAACCCAATGCTGCTGATGATATGACATTGTTTCCTGAAACAGATGTTGAGTTGCGAGCAGACG TTGCAGGGAACAGTGATAGTCAGGAGCTCAATGAACGTGAATTGACTCCCGAGGACCTTGATGCTGCAATTAAGTCAAAAGAAAACGTCTCTGATGAAG GTGCTTCATGGGATGAAGAGAACTGGCGAGCACAGTATGGTCAGGTCATTCAATCTGAAGAAGTGTCTATCCCAGAGTCTTCCCTTGTGAGTTTATGGGACTGGGAAATGATCACAAAGCCCAGAAAGGATGGAAAAGGTCAGGAAGCGAGGCTTGTTGGGAGATTAATGAGACAGTCTGCTAAGCTTCATCCTTCTATGCCTTCTGGTGGTGGCCGTCTAAAAACTGCTCCAATATGTGAAGTACATCTTGATCTGGTACGAGTTATAACAG GACAAATCTATAAATTGCGGAGTCCCAGTAGACGATACCTATCTTCCTTGCCAACTTATGATTCTTCAAATCCAACAAAAGATTGGGGCTTCCCTGAATTATCAGTCAACAAACAAATTCTCCCCAGCTCTAAATCCAGTGTAAACTGTGAATCAGAAACTTTAGATGGAGCGGCAGTTAGCAAAGATTCATCTCTGTTGTGTGGCCAAACATACGAAAAG CATGAGAGCTATGCATATAAGGATAGAGCTGCTGATAGAAGAGCCTTGCACGGTGGTTTCGGAGTGGGTCCAGGACAAAAGAATTCAATAGTTGGTGATAGTGATCTACCAGATGTCTCTACGGAGGAAGCCGCGGCAGAGGCCTTGAACATGTCATTTGGAGAGGGCAGTTATGCGAGAAAAATTCTAGAAAGCATGGGCTGGAAAGAG GGAGAAACGCTTGGCAAAACTACAAATGGATTGGCGGAACCTATTCAGGCACACGGCAACATTGGTAGTGCTGGATTAGGGTGGCCTCAGGGAAGAAGATTTACGCACCACGACAGCAGGGCCTTGTAA
- the LOC103455196 gene encoding uncharacterized protein produces MRLVSFREDSTIASTAASDIGSTLMCDPDYLLARAIEKLPTYGFLFPRPRPSPYPVDHHLIMAPARFAVDEINKEKNANLHLVRVVAAFDRRSFEYFDWRCLMRAWPKFTEQKLKENPAAAI; encoded by the exons ATGAGGCTGGTATCCTTTCGGGAAG ATTCTACAATTGCAAGTACCGCTGCTTCTGATATAGGTTCAACTTTAATGTGTGACCCTGATTATCTGTTGGCCCGCGCTATCGAG AAACTGCCAACTTACGGCTTCTTATTCCCTCGTCCCCGTCCTTCTCCATATCCTGTGGATCATCACCTGATCATGGCTCCTGCCCGTTTCGCCGTGGATGAGATTAACAAGGAAAAGAATGCCAACCTGCATCTTGTGAGAGTTGTTGCTGCTTTTGACCGGCGCTCATTTGAATATTTCGATTGGAGGTGCTTGATGAGGGCATGGCCAAAATTTACGGAGCAGAAGTTAAAAGAAAATCCGGCAGCAGCGATATGA
- the LOC108171110 gene encoding uncharacterized protein has protein sequence MKGSSRSSELKAPIFDGENYDFWRIRMTTIFKSYDLWDMVQYGYELPEMEVDALEEDLTETQLKTLKQNRIEDARALGIIQGAVSNTIFLRIANEESANGAWEVLQQEYRGDTKVRKVKLQSLRRDFEYTRMRENELLKDYFTRLFDIVNKMKTYGEELPNERIVQKMLISLTKPYDSIVSVIEETKDTETLSVQDVMTSLRAFDQMLERHADFAPEKAFQSLNVGSSSQASASKQKPQWKGKIKKYEGNGYQNSRPT, from the coding sequence ATGAAGGGATCCAGCCGTAGCAGTGAGCTAAAAGCTCCAATCTTTGATGGGGAGAACTACGACTTTTGGAGAATACGAATGACAACCATTTTCAAGTCCTATGATCTATGGGATATGGTTCAATACGGGTATGAACTACCTGAGATGGAGGTCGATGCTCTAGAGGAAGACCTCACAGAAACACAACTCAAAACACTGAAGCAGAACCGGATAGAGGATGCTAGAGCACTTGGAATCATCCAAGGTGCTGTCTCAAACACCATTTTCCTAAGGATAGCAAATGAAGAGAGTGCAAATGGAGCTTGGGAAGTTTTACAACAAGAGTACAGAGGAGACACCAAAGTCAGAAAAGTAAAACTTCAATCCCTTAGAAGAGATTTCGAGTATACAAGAATGAGGGAGAATGAGTtgttaaaagactactttactaggCTGTTTGATATTGTAAACAAGATGAAAACATATGGTGAGGAATTGCCTAATGAAAGAATTGTCCAGAAAATGTTGATTAGTTTGACTAAACCCTATGATTCAATAGTGAGTGTCATTGAAGAAACCAAAGACACTGAAACTCTTAGTGTGCAAGATGTGATGACATCTTTAAGAGCttttgaccaaatgcttgagagacATGCTGATTTTGCACCTGAGAAAGCTTTTCAATCACTCAATGTTGGATCTAGTAGTCAAGCTAGTGCAAGCAAACAAAAACCACAGTGGAAGGGCAAGATCAAGAAATATGAAGGAAATGGGTATCAAAACTCTAGACCTACCTAA